The DNA sequence CTGTGTAACTCGGCGATGTAGCCGCCGGGGAACTGCAGCATGGCACTGTGCCGGGGCCCGGCGGCAGCCGACAGGACCGCGGCTCCCGCCGAGACAGCCTTCGCCGTGGTCGTCGCGACGTCGCCGACCTGGTATCCAGCGACCTCGCGACCGAAGGGATACGGCAGATGTCCGTCGGTCGCCAGGACCACCGTGCTGCCGAACGGCGACGTGAGATGGAGTTGCCGGAATGTGCTCCCTGTTTCGGGATGCCGGCCTGCACCGAGAGATCATGTTCGAACTCGGCCAGCTCGCCGACATCACCCGCTGCGCCATGCACGGTCTGGGCAGTGCGATCGCGCCGGCCGCCTTCGCCGAGGGAGTCACGCCCGGCGACGCAGCCGTGCTCGCTATCGACGGGATCGCATCGACGCTGCGCATCGCCGCCTACACCCGCGCGTCTCGAACCGAACCTCTCGTCGACGCCGCCCTCGAGCTCTTCGGATCGGGCACTGTGCCATCACAGCCCTGACAAGTGCGCTCAGCTCTGGACCGGAATCAACACTGTCCACAGATTAGTGATGAGCCCCTGGTCGATCAGCACGGTGTCGAACCCGGTCATCTTCACCTGACCATCCACGGCATCCACCAGCTGCCATGCCAGGTAGGCGAATCCGGGTAGTTCGTGGACCGGGCCCACCGGTTCGAATTGCAGCTCCGCGAGCCCGGCCAGCAGGCCTGCGCACTTCGCTTCCAGCGCGTCGCGGCCAGAGACGACGCCTTCGGCGTCGGTCCACCGCACGTCGGGAGCATACGTTCGGGAGATCGCCGCAAGCCGCTTCTCCTTGTCGCGCTCA is a window from the Mycolicibacterium anyangense genome containing:
- a CDS encoding LysR substrate-binding domain-containing protein; its protein translation is MCSLFRDAGLHREIMFELGQLADITRCAMHGLGSAIAPAAFAEGVTPGDAAVLAIDGIASTLRIAAYTRASRTEPLVDAALELFGSGTVPSQP
- a CDS encoding nuclear transport factor 2 family protein; this translates as MHDNLLAVFNERDKEKRLAAISRTYAPDVRWTDAEGVVSGRDALEAKCAGLLAGLAELQFEPVGPVHELPGFAYLAWQLVDAVDGQVKMTGFDTVLIDQGLITNLWTVLIPVQS